In Zygosaccharomyces rouxii strain CBS732 chromosome D complete sequence, one DNA window encodes the following:
- the URK1 gene encoding uridine kinase URK1 (similar to uniprot|P27515 Saccharomyces cerevisiae YNR012W URK1 converts ATP and uridine to ADP and UMP Uridine kinase), which translates to MTASNTPSPTILESTNVAKVHHSDANGHHSKSKRFQYLPPWTTPYVIGVGGPSGSGKTSVAAKIVSSLNVPWTVLISLDNFYKPLNAEQRRTAFENNYDFDHPTALDLDLAYEAISSLKEGKKTTIPVYSFVEHNRIPNKNITIYGASIIVLEGIYTLYDKRLLDLMDLKIYVDADLDVCLARRLSRDIVYRGRDLEGCLEQWERFVKPNAERYLRPKMKEADAIVPSLTDNGVAVELIINHIKSRLQQKSEEHLKELIELGHSDLVNVSEHPSLHELVPTNQVNAIITMLLNKMTSRYDFVFYFDRIATILLTQVLSDIPVYEKCTIETPEGTTIPDALKCDFNQITAINLIESGDCFMHSLKKTIPNIVTGKLLVQSDSRTGEPQLHFKLLPPDITNYKMVLLTEAQMISGASMIMSTQVLLDHGVELENIKVVVFLATEISIRRILNAFDGKVDIYVGKIVTKNELNRCDWAKARFVGAKYFGW; encoded by the coding sequence ATGACAGCGTCCAATACACCATCTCCCACTATTTTAGAGTCCACCAATGTTGCTAAGGTCCACCATAGTGACGCAAATGGTCATCATTCTAAATCAAAAAGATTCCAGTATCTACCACCATGGACCACTCCATATGTCATCGGGGTAGGAGGACCATCAGGATCAGGTAAGACGAGTGTAGCAGCCAAGATAGTATCTTCCTTGAACGTTCCCTGGACagttttaatttcattggACAATTTCTACAAACCATTAAATGCTGAACAGAGAAGAACAGCATTCGAGAACAACTACGATTTTGACCATCCAACCGCTCTTGATTTAGATTTAGCATATGAGGCGATATCGAGCTTAAAAGAGGGTAAAAAGACTACAATCCCTGTTTACAGCTTTGTGGAGCACAATAGAATTCCTAACAAGAATATAACCATCTATGGTGCTAGTATCATTGTACTTGAAGGGATTTACACCCTTTATGACAAAAGATTACTTGACctaatggatttgaaaatctaTGTGGATGCAGATCTGGACGTTTGTCTTGCGAGAAGGTTATCGAGAGATATCGTATATAGAGGTAGAGACCTCGAGGGTTGTCTCGAACAATGGGAGAGGTTTGTCAAACCCAATGCAGAACGCTATTTGAGACCTAAAATGAAAGAAGCAGATGCAATCGTGCCCTCTTTAACCGATAATGGTGTCGCTGTGGAATTAATCATTAATCACATCAAATCGAGATTACAACAAAAATCCGAAGAACATTTGAAGGAGTTGATAGAATTGGGTCATTCTGATTTGGTTAATGTTTCTGAGCATCCCTCTTTACATGAATTGGTGCCAACAAATCAAGTTAATGCCATAATTACTATGCTGTTAAACAAAATGACTAGTCGCTATGATTttgtattttattttgatagGATTGCCACTATTCTTCTCACACAGGTGTTAAGTGACATACCTGTATATGAAAAATGTACCATAGAGACTCCCGAAGGTACTACTATACCTGATGCCTTAAAATGCGATTTCAACCAAATAACCGCCATCAATTTAATCGAATCAGGCGACTGTTTTATGCATTCCTTGAAGAAAACAATTCCAAACATTGTCACTGGGAAATTATTGGTGCAATCTGACTCACGGACGGGGGAACCTCAATTGCATTTTAAACTTTTGCCTCCTGACATCACCAACTACAAAATGGTCCTTTTAACGGAAGCTCAAATGATTTCCGGTGCCTCTATGATTATGTCCACCCAAGTCTTATTAGACCATGGTGTTGAACTCGAAAACATCAAGGTCGTTGTATTCTTAGCAACGGAAATTAGCATCAGAAGAATTCTTAATGCTTTTGATGGGAAAGTTGACATCTACGTCGGTAAAATAGTTaccaaaaatgaattgaaccGGTGCGACTGGGCTAAGGCCAGATTTGTTGGAGCAAAGTACTTTGGCTGGTGA
- the PHO91 gene encoding Pho91p (similar to uniprot|P27514 Saccharomyces cerevisiae YNR013C PHO91 Low-affinity phosphate transporter deletion of pho84 pho87 pho89 pho90 and pho91 causes synthetic lethality transcription independent of Pi and Pho4p activity overexpression results in vigorous growth) has translation MKFSHSLQFNAVPEWSSKYISYSQLKKLIYALQKEQLYGTKNLDNETQPLLSGDEIYVSRFISALDTELKKIDKFYLSQETGLMANYRELEDDVRDLEQDLLNNRVDSLEDVYPRRRSAGSARYSSASSLEAGGGDDDIHSGFSTRSQSHLENDNVGSDIYQARSRTTNNTWGSSSQAHFISPAMERRIILKKRIIAVYTQLSELKSYIELNCTGFSKICKKFDKSLQTDIRQSYLDSLKKRSHVFNPQTIETVQKCITAAVVTYARLSQDSFSYPPAEEGSNVLDIETAESELSSHLREHVVWERNTVWKDMMNLERKAQNVKAETRMSKLAQNLKAKEGAGRTVEVPAEVTMVPETLAEIRKMNWSQLGRLLLLQTAALKFLLITNIFILLLCFSPLKNVLQKNCFAILVYASLLWATETIPLFVTSLLVPMLIVILPVLQDPSTGKAMDPLSSSQYILSTMWNSVIMLLLGGFTLAAALSKYNIAKVLSTYILSSAGTNPKIILVTNMGVALFVSMWVSNVAAPVLCYSIIQPLLRTLPRDSSYAKSMILGIALASNIGGMASPIASPQNIFSIGLMDPQPSWAEWFIVSLPVCALCIFGTWVLLLLTFPLDPSLKLLQLHPLRDPFTIKQWFVTIVCCGTIVLWCMSNRLSGIFGEMGVISIIPLLIFFGTGLLTSDDFNNFMWTIVILAMGGNTLGKAVTSSGLLATIASVIKESVEDKPIFVIVLLFGVVILMTATFVSHTVAAMIIVPLMSEIGANLPSGNHSRLLIMVAALLCSCAMGLPTSGFPNVTAISMINEVGDRYLTVGTFITRGIPASLICYVCIVTVGYGLMVLVGF, from the coding sequence ATGAAGTTCTCGCACTCGTTGCAGTTTAATGCTGTTCCAGAATGGTCTTCTAAATACATTAGCTATTCACAATTAAAGAAACTGATCTATGCATTACAAAAGGAGCAGCTTTATGGGACTAAAAATTTAGATAATGAAACTCAACCACTTTTGAGTGGTGATGAGATTTACGTTTCAAGGTTCATATCAGCACTTGAtacagaattgaaaaaaattgacaaGTTCTACCTCTCACAAGAGACTGGGTTGATGGCGAATTATCGAGAgttagaagatgatgtACGAGATCTCGAGCAAGATTTGTTGAATAATCGTGTGGATTCGCTCGAAGACGTTTACCCCCGTAGAAGATCAGCGGGTTCCGCTAGATATAGTAGTGCTTCTAGTTTGGAGGCAGGTGGTGGCGATGATGATATACATTCCGGATTTTCAACGAGGTCTCAGTctcatttggaaaatgataatgTAGGCTCCGATATCTATCAAGCGAGGTCCAGAACTACTAACAATACGTGGGGATCATCTTCACAAGCTCATTTTATTTCACCTGCTATGGAGCGGAGGATTATTCTGAAGAAACGTATTATTGCCGTTTATACACAGTTGTCCGAATTGAAAAGCTATATCGAATTAAACTGTACAGGTTTCTCCAAAATATGCAAAAAATTCGACAAGTCATTACAAACTGACATAAGACAGAGTTATTTGGATTCACTTAAAAAGAGATCACATGTTTTCAATCCTCAGACAATCGAAACTGTACAAAAGTGCATAACGGCTGCGGTGGTTACCTACGCAAGACTTTCTCAGGATTCTTTCTCTTATCCTCCAGCTGAAGAGGGTTCAAATGTATTAGATATTGAGACGGCTGAATCGGAACTTTCATCACATTTACGTGAACATGTTGTCTGGGAAAGAAATACTGTTTGGAAAGATatgatgaatttggaaagaaaggCACAAAATGTGAAGGCAGAGACTCGTATGTCTAAATTAgctcaaaatttaaagGCAAAGGAGGGTGCTGGTCGTACAGTAGAGGTACCTGCTGAAGTTACGATGGTTCCTGAAACTCTGGCTGAAATTCGTAAGATGAACTGGTCTCAATTGGGCCGGCTACTGTTGCTCCAAACAGCCgctttgaaatttctgcTCATCACTAATATATTTATTCTATTACTATGCTTCTCACCACTGAAGAACGTTTTacaaaagaattgttttGCCATTCTGGTGTATGCCTCTTTACTTTGGGCTACGGAAACTATCCCTCTGTTTGTCACTTCATTGCTGGTCCCCATGCTAATTGTAATTTTACCTGTGCTTCAAGATCCTTCCACCGGGAAAGCCATGGATCCACTATCTTCCTCTCAATATATTTTGTCTACCATGTGGAATAGTGTTATCATGTTGTTATTGGGAGGATTCACTTTGGCAGCTGCATTATCCAAATATAACATTGCTAAAGTGTTGTCCACATACATTTTATCTTCTGCAGGtacaaatccaaaaattaTTCTAGTGACAAACATGGGTGTAGCACTTTTTGTCTCTATGTGGGTTTCCAATGTGGCAGCACCTGTACTTTGTTATTCCATCATTCAACCTTTGCTGAGGACATTGCCAAGAGACAGTTCCTATGCCAAATCTATGATCTTAGGTATTGCACTGGCATCTAATATTGGTGGAATGGCATCACCAATTGCATCTCCACAAAACATTTTTTCCATTGGTCTTATGGATCCACAACCTTCTTGGGCCGAATGGTTCATCGTTTCGTTGCCTGTCTGCGCCTTATGCATCTTTGGCACTTGGGTATTACTGTTGCTCACTTTCCCACTGGATCCCTCTTTgaaacttcttcaattgcATCCATTGAGAGATCCATTTACCATTAAACAATGGTTCGTTACTATAGTTTGTTGTGGGACAATTGTCCTCTGGTGTATGTCTAATAGGCTAAGCGGTATATTTGGTGAGATGGGTGTCATCTCTATAATACCGCTGCTCATATTTTTTGGTACAGGTTTGTTGACATCCGAtgatttcaacaattttatgTGGACTATCGTAATTTTAGCCATGGGTGGTAACACTTTGGGTAAGGCAGTTACTTCATCAGGTCTTCTGGCTACAATTGCATCTGTTATCAAGGAATCTGTCGAAGATAAACCGATCTTTGTTATTGTTCTATTATTCGGTGTTGTAATTTTAATGACAGCTACATTTGTTTCTCATACAGTAGCTGCTATGATTATTGTTCCTCTCATGAGTGAAATTGGTGCAAATTTGCCATCAGGAAATCATTCGAGATTGCTCATCATGGTTGCAGCTTTACTATGTTCTTGTGCCATGGGATTGCCTACTTCTGGTTTCCCCAACGTTACGGCCATTTCAATGATAAACGAGGTAGGAGATAGATATTTGACCGTAGGAACATTCATCACAAGAGGTATTCCTGCAAGTTTGATTTGTTACGTTTGCATCGTCACCGTGGGATACGGTTTAATGGTATTAGTAGGGTTTTGA